In Desulfobacter hydrogenophilus, the genomic stretch ACCGGAATAAACAATTCGTCCGTCATAGCTTTTAGCTATGTCTTGAACACCTGCGGCAAAACTTTCAAGAGAAGCAGAAAATGCCCGATGTCCATCAGCAGTTGAGATGGCATCTAAGGTTTTGCCCATGTTGTCCCCGTCGCCAAGGAGCAGGCAGGCGTATGGTGATGGCTGGCTGGTCGCTGTCCACAGTTTTTTCAATGTTTTTTCAAGTGCAGCCCAGGCTTTTTGCCTGTCTGATTCAATGAGTTTTTTTTCCTCTTCCAAGACTGCCGGGTGAAGAAGGTCGCTGGATAATCCTTTGGGCCAACCCTCCCATAACGGAGGATCCGCAAGGGGGCTGCCTTCTGGAAAGTCGGGATAAAGATTTTTCACCATTTCCATATTCGGAATCAGTTCTGCAATATTTTTGTCTTTTATCGCTGCTTTTTGAAGCCCTGCCAAATAGGGCCGGGCTGCCACCTGGGCCATATTATCAAAATGAGGGCGGTCAGCATTATTCCAAGGTCCGAACCGTTTGACCACACCCAAGACATCAAGGTGTTCCCCTTTTTTTAGTTGGAAACTGCGTTTATCCTTCGCTTTTACGCCTGTAAGCACAGCCTCTCTGATGCCGTCCAGGCTGGATTTTGCAAGGCCTGTTCCATCCCAGGCCGGCGCCTTAAAAGCCCGAAGGGACTTTCTGCCGCCAAGTTTTGCCTCCACAAGGGAACGGCACTTTTTGTATTCCTTTTCTTCATAGGGCACCCAGGCGGCAAAAAACTCGCCAAAGTCATCAATTTGTTTATTGAACAATTCCTGGTTCAGACTGGGCGCTTTTAATGCCGCCTCCCTGCATATTTTTTCCCAATGGCCGATAAAGGCGTCTCGGGCTTGGGCCGTAAGTGAAGCAGGATCGCTGCCTTCAGGACTTACCGCGAATATTTTGTTGGCCACATTCAACTGTGAATTGGGTTGAAGCAGTGCTTTGTCATCAACAGCGGGAAAAATTAGCTCACAGCCCTGATCATAAAGGACGGCAGCCACGGACTTTGACAGTTCTGAAAGTAAATGGGAACCGTACCACAGATCCTTTAACTTTCTTGCAGAGGCAATGAACTCCTGAACCGGACCGACGGCAATATTGATAAGATATTTACTCATTATGCCACCTTCGTCATTTTCAGATAGCGTAAAAGCCCGTCATAGGGATTTTCTTTGCTCTGAAGGATGTTTGTATTCTCCAACATTTCCTTGTCGGTATAGTCAAGAGGACGTTCTCCAGGTGCCAGGGTGTAAGTGCCCTTAGCCGGGCCTTCAAGCTGTAGGGCTTGGGGACCTTTATCATTTAAAATGAGACAAAGACGGGCGATGTTGCCGTCCCCCAATTTTGTCACTTTCAGGATGACCGGCGACGGCCAGCGCTCCTGTGTTTCTCCTGCTGGTAAAAGGGTATACTTACCAGCAGGATCGCCGCTGCCACTTTTAAATTCGGTCAAAATCGGTAAACCATAGGCTCCTCTGGGAAACCATTTGTCGGCAGGATGTATAGGATCGTGATTGGAATCATGTTGCCCGGTAATGAGTCGAATGGCATCCGGCTCCGGCCAGTAACTTCTTCCAGGTCGATTACCTCCTGGCCGACGCCCAATACCTGGTTTCTGGCGAAAGGCTCCATATCTGTTCAGGTATGCACACCATTCCTTGGCAGCGTCATTATTATCAGTGGTGATAGCTTTAAAACGAGCACCGGAAAGTCTGGGGTAAGGACTGGTACTTAAGTTCTCTTTCTGATTTTCTGTCAAATTTTTTACAAATTGGTCAATGTCACCTGTGGTCTGAAATTGTTCGGCGATTCCTTTGCAGTATAAGGAGCCACATCCCCTGCGGGTACGCGCCCCAAGGCCGCCAAAGAGAATCCACAGCTTTATTGAATTGCAAACTTCGGTTTCATGTTCCCGAAAGCATGTCACTTTAAATATGAAATTGAGATCGCCAATCAGATCACAGTCGTCACCGGGATTGAAAGTGTTCTGGAAAGGAAAAAGCACATATCCCGGTACCTGGGCATTATCATATTGAAGGTATTTATCATTGTTCCCTCCCCAGGGTATTCGTTTGATGGTTGGCTTTCGAGTTAAATTAACACTCAAACGCACTGTTGAGGCTTCTTGGGTGCTTCCCCACAGACTATCCTCCCTTGTTTTAAATTCAGCTGAATTTACTTCATTTTGCATGGTGCGCCACCAGAACCGAAGCTGCCCTTTAATGGACTGAGTGCGGACTGGATTTTCAAAATCCGGGACCCAACTTTTTGTCCCGCCCCCGGCCATCGGTGTCAGCAGTTCGAGTTCATATTCGTGTTTTATGAACCTATCCCTGGACATTGTGAAATCCGGGTCAATTATCGACTCGTCAGTTGTTAATTTCCTTGCCATAATTCACCTTTACAGATTTTTTTTAATTTCCTTGTTGTTTTTGGTAAATAAACCATAGTCGTCTGGTGAACCCCAAGGCTCAGTATCTTTCTTATCCATTTTCACTCCCTGTTTCTAAAAAGTCATACCATACTATGTTTTGACTTTTATGGCCGATCGTACAATCGAAACCGCCTGTGTTTGAAAACATGTGTGGTTTTGATGCTGCCGTCCGGCTGCACATCCTCCAGGGCATCTCTTTGGGTCACGGAGTAGACTGGGATTAACTGCGCCCTCAGTGCAAAATTAACCAGATGCCAGGTGGCCCCGAAATCCCCCTGCACCAGGACGACATCATTTTTATCCGCTTCCTTTTCAAGCCACTGCTCAACCGGAAGAATGATGTCTGAAATATCATCCAGATCCGCCGGAATCTGCTCCCATATTTTTTTTAGTCCCGGAGGAAGCGTTATGATGGATGTAACTCCCCAAACATCTTTGGCCTGGGTCTCCTGCTCCAGGGTGAGCAAGTGGTTAAACACCAGAAACATTTTCCGGGAAGCTGTAACTTTTTTTCTATACATTTGAATCCGTCCCCTTTTTTTCATTATGCTTGTGCCTTCAATGAAATCTGCCCCAGCCCAAAGGCTGTATTTTTCCCGGCATGAACGGTTTCAGCCATGCGCAGAAACGGCAGAAAAGGTCCAAGGTCACCCTGGTAGGCCACTTGTCCGAGGAGGCCGCCCATATACATTTTCGTCTCCTGGCGCGAGGAGTAGCGCTGCCAGTCAAACCAGGCCAGACGGTTGTCTGTCAGGCGCACCCGGCAGGCTTTTTTCACCAGTTCCGGGTAGTTAAGGGCTGGTTCGCCATCCCCGTATGTGTTGAACAGGGCGGTACACCGGCGGATCAGGGAACGCATTAAAAGGTCAAAGGGCAGGTCGGGTTTCTGGCCGGTTTTCGTGCTGATCCTGAACGGGGTTTGCAGTTTCAATGTGACATGGTCCGGGATTTTGTTTTGATCCGGGGTCAGGTTAAGCGTTGGTAAAACATCCGGTATTGTCACCCGGCCGTCTTTTTTTGAGTAAACCGTTTTATCGCCAAAGGTGACGGATTCCAGGGTAAACCCAGCCCGGTTGCCGTTCAGTCTTTTACCCAGGCCAATGCGGCCCATCTGGTCAAAGGCATAGACAAAATAGGGCAGGTGCCGGTTCAGGTCTCCGAAAAGGACCATGCCGCATATCAGTGTTTCACCGGCAGCGAAGTCTCTTTTTTCCGTTAAAGGCGGTTCCAGGATCATGGGGTGCGGTGGGGCGGATATCTTACCGTTTTCCGGTGCCGGCAGGGCATGTGCGGTTTCAAATATCAGGGAATAGGTGCAGTTTTGCCTTAAAATACAGGTGGTACAGGTTTGGTTTTTAAGCGCACACACGGTTCGTTTCAACGCATGACCCAAAAGCCCTCTGAATGTGGATCCTTTGTACGCGGGCAGAACAGCGTCCCGGGTCAGTTTGATGTGAAACAGGTATTTTCCGTATTTCATAGGTGTATATATTCCTTGG encodes the following:
- the cas10 gene encoding type III-B CRISPR-associated protein Cas10/Cmr2; this translates as MSKYLINIAVGPVQEFIASARKLKDLWYGSHLLSELSKSVAAVLYDQGCELIFPAVDDKALLQPNSQLNVANKIFAVSPEGSDPASLTAQARDAFIGHWEKICREAALKAPSLNQELFNKQIDDFGEFFAAWVPYEEKEYKKCRSLVEAKLGGRKSLRAFKAPAWDGTGLAKSSLDGIREAVLTGVKAKDKRSFQLKKGEHLDVLGVVKRFGPWNNADRPHFDNMAQVAARPYLAGLQKAAIKDKNIAELIPNMEMVKNLYPDFPEGSPLADPPLWEGWPKGLSSDLLHPAVLEEEKKLIESDRQKAWAALEKTLKKLWTATSQPSPYACLLLGDGDNMGKTLDAISTADGHRAFSASLESFAAGVQDIAKSYDGRIVYSGGDDVMAYAPLDSALNCAEAFNNLFLKIMEKVGNALKIAPPTFSLGMVIVHQRTPLADALALARQAEHTAKNIGGKNCLAVIQDKRSGSPLSIHGPWQGISGLPVRLKRYQEAIIAERLPSTLGYQLRRIADQCGPTLAWQNTTEPANPACAEALRIIGRKRDRSTKQLCSDDAAFIIQGEKDLRHISDELVIALQLARAKKLADAHWSKKEMN
- the csx20 gene encoding CRISPR-associated protein Csx20; protein product: MYRKKVTASRKMFLVFNHLLTLEQETQAKDVWGVTSIITLPPGLKKIWEQIPADLDDISDIILPVEQWLEKEADKNDVVLVQGDFGATWHLVNFALRAQLIPVYSVTQRDALEDVQPDGSIKTTHVFKHRRFRLYDRP
- the cmr1 gene encoding type III-B CRISPR module RAMP protein Cmr1, whose amino-acid sequence is MARKLTTDESIIDPDFTMSRDRFIKHEYELELLTPMAGGGTKSWVPDFENPVRTQSIKGQLRFWWRTMQNEVNSAEFKTREDSLWGSTQEASTVRLSVNLTRKPTIKRIPWGGNNDKYLQYDNAQVPGYVLFPFQNTFNPGDDCDLIGDLNFIFKVTCFREHETEVCNSIKLWILFGGLGARTRRGCGSLYCKGIAEQFQTTGDIDQFVKNLTENQKENLSTSPYPRLSGARFKAITTDNNDAAKEWCAYLNRYGAFRQKPGIGRRPGGNRPGRSYWPEPDAIRLITGQHDSNHDPIHPADKWFPRGAYGLPILTEFKSGSGDPAGKYTLLPAGETQERWPSPVILKVTKLGDGNIARLCLILNDKGPQALQLEGPAKGTYTLAPGERPLDYTDKEMLENTNILQSKENPYDGLLRYLKMTKVA
- the cas6 gene encoding CRISPR system precrRNA processing endoribonuclease RAMP protein Cas6; amino-acid sequence: MKYGKYLFHIKLTRDAVLPAYKGSTFRGLLGHALKRTVCALKNQTCTTCILRQNCTYSLIFETAHALPAPENGKISAPPHPMILEPPLTEKRDFAAGETLICGMVLFGDLNRHLPYFVYAFDQMGRIGLGKRLNGNRAGFTLESVTFGDKTVYSKKDGRVTIPDVLPTLNLTPDQNKIPDHVTLKLQTPFRISTKTGQKPDLPFDLLMRSLIRRCTALFNTYGDGEPALNYPELVKKACRVRLTDNRLAWFDWQRYSSRQETKMYMGGLLGQVAYQGDLGPFLPFLRMAETVHAGKNTAFGLGQISLKAQA